From a single Silene latifolia isolate original U9 population unplaced genomic scaffold, ASM4854445v1 scaffold_213, whole genome shotgun sequence genomic region:
- the LOC141638671 gene encoding anthranilate synthase beta subunit 1, chloroplastic-like — MQSLANPDCISCISTSSIKTPSLTKQIHHSQPTSLKFPSKIESFGKGFALKAVSQSSKTVDSRPFIVIDNYDSFTYNLCQYVGELGTNFEVYRNDEISVEDLKRKNPKGILISPGPGAPQDSGISLATVLELGPTIPIFGVCMGLQCIGEAFGGNVVRAPNGVMHGKSSSVYYDEIGSNGLFSGLPNPFTAARYHSLVVSRDGFPDVLEITAWTEDGLVMAARHKEYKHLQGVQFHPESVLTPEGMGIIKNFIKTIETN; from the exons ATGCAATCCCTTGCTAACCCAGATTGCATTTCATGCATTTCTACTTCTTCAATCAAAACCCCGTCTCTAACTAAACAAATTCATCATTCACAACCCACATCTCTCAAATTTCCATCAAAGATTGAGTCTTTTGGTAAAGGTTTTGCTTTGAAGGCGGTTTCGCAGAGTTCTAAAACTGTTGATTCTAGACCCTTCATTGTTATTGACAACTATGATAGCTTCACTTACAATCTTTGTCAG TATGTGGGGGAATTAGGTACAAACTTCGAGGTGTACAGGAATGATGAGATTTCTGTGGAGGATTTGAAAAG GAAAAACCCAAAGGGAATCCTAATTTCTCCCGGTCCAG GTGCACCGCAAGACTCGGGAATCTCATTAGCTACTGTGTTGGAGCTGGGCCCGACTATCCCCATATTTGGTGTTTGCATGGGACTGCAGTGCATCGGAGAGGCTTTTGGAG GAAATGTGGTGCGTGCTCCAAATGGGGTTATGCATGGAAAAAGCTCTTCGGTGTACTATGATGAGATAGGGAGCAATGGCTTATTTTCAGGCTTACCCAA CCCCTTCACCGCTGCAAGATATCATAGCCTTGTGGTTTCAAGGGATGGCTTTCCTGATGTACTCGAGATCACTGCATGGACCGAGGATGGGCTGGTCATGGCTGCTCGTCACAAAGAATACAAACATTTACAG GGGGTGCAGTTTCACCCAGAAAGTGTACTCACTCCAGAAGGGATGGGAATCATCAAGAATTTCATCAAGACGATCGAGACCAATTGA